DNA from Oxyura jamaicensis isolate SHBP4307 breed ruddy duck chromosome 4, BPBGC_Ojam_1.0, whole genome shotgun sequence:
CTTCTAATTTTTGTACCCTGGGAGGAAGACATGAATTAAAAACTGAGTTATGCTGATGATAAATGAATATTCGATGTAAGTTAATAGCTTTTGAATTCTGCACGTTTGCCCCTGGAAATTTTAAGTTTGATGTGCTTTTAGTAGCAAAGATGTGACAAAGTCACACTGCGCACAGAGACTGATGAATTgcccttgtttgtttttctggaatttgtgaaataatatttaaagcagTCCTTTCAGATTCAGTTGCTGTActgtttacaaataaaaacagaactggaaagcattaagaaaaaacacttgCATGTTTATGCACTTGTCATGTAGGTGCTACTGCAGAAAGTTTGATCTAAGTTTTGGCTTGTAGTTCCAAGAAAGTGAACGTTGTCTTGAGTAAACACTGAATTAAAACAGGTAACAGGTTTAAGACAGTATATAACAGTTTCTGAGGGATAACAGTTTCTGAGGGGAGCGGTGTTTTCTGTGAACTAAACAGTGTTGTTATATTATCTGTCTAATGCTACTGGAGTCTGAAATTGCTACTcaatttgttttggttttaattttttcatttaatcatggctgaatttatttaaatatgctttgctttattttaggaAGTCCAAAAGCACTCTGTGCACACACTTGTGTTCAGGTCTTTGAAGAGGACCCATGATATGTTTGTAGCTGATAATGCCAAACCTATACCATTAGATGATGAAAGGTAAGTACTGCAGTCAGTGAGTTATGAGTGTGCCTCAAAGTTTTGTTCTGTTGGTGATTGTTCCATCCCAAGTGGCAAGTTCAGATGTTTCCTTCTATACAATTAACAATCTAgtgctgggggaagaaaaaaaaaaaaaaggattgtaAAGTAAGCGGTATAAAACgttttctgaaagatttcagaatttaaaaacagttcaAGTCAGGGTTTAATCAGggttgtgcttttttcttccgACAGCCACAAAGTAAAGATGGCAGTCAAACTGCGTACAGAGTATGGCTCGGTGTTGCACATGCCTACtcttaaagaaaacatgaggGAGAAAGGAGGCCCAGCCACTGGGGATCCTTATGGACATAAACAGTATTCTGGAAATCAAGGTCAGTTTGCTCATTGCGGTGtaatttttatctattttgtAATAGTCTCACTGATCTTCAGTCTGAAGGCTGTGTTGTTAACCCGTCTACAATTCAGAAGGATATCAGAATACctgttttttcattctttggTATCTTCCTTGCTAGGGTCCAGAGGAGGTAAGTAAGTGATTCAGGACAAGGAGAAGGTTTCCTTTAACAAGGGAATGGTATGATGCTGTGTAATTTAAGTTGTTGgtaaaatgagtgttttttaAGGTAACGTTAGTGTACTCTGTGCTTGggtattagaaagaaaaaggtcagTGATGTGCTTCACATTTTACAAATTGATGATTGTCAAGGACATGCTATTttgttgtttagtttgtttcatagattttttttttcagacttcttttaGCTGGGCagctattaaaacaaatacttgttttgattctgtagtttttttcagcttatgttttgtttggttaCATATAGAAAGTGTGTGCACTGGGGAGATTAGTATAGAAACTTCTCTTCTGAAGATTACCAAATGCCTTctcattttagtttttttctgaaatactataTTTGAGAGTATTTTGAGAATGAGAAATGTTGAGagactgaaaatactttaagaaaaaaaacttttgcttgtatatttcttttccagtattGCACACAATGAATTTTTGTGAGTGGCTTGCATGCCAGATGCTCACGTTGTTTGTGTACTTGAATCCTTTTTCCTGGTATTTTATCTACTTCAACAGGCATCTTTGACTGtgcaaaggatttttcttttgggaGAAAGTCACTctcaattgaaaaaaaaaagtcattactatttttaatgtgttgttttactaatgaattttaaaaaacagattatcaaaacaaaagaatttataaaaataagagtTAAATTTCTATGTAATTCACTAGAAATGATAGCAGgtttcttttgctctgttttcctcaATTTCCTGCTTGACTGCATTATTTTGTAATGTAgtataaaatacaattattaaTATGAAATTCTATTGCTTTTTAGGACAAGAACTTGAATATATGATAACAGGTACACATCCATACCCATCTGGGCCTGGTAAGTAAAATTCTTTGAGTTTTGACaacttttttttgccttccagGCAAAACCAGGCATTCCACATCCTAGCAGGCCTCCTGTTTGCTGTGAATCCACAGCTGACAGTAGTGGGAAATAACATTTGAGTCTTTCATAGTATTGATGCAGAGTTCTGTGAATGATTAGGATTCTGGATTAGGAGGTAGTAAGAATAGATAAAAATGCAGTGTCTTTTTGCTAAGCCTCTGTTGGTGTGATCTTGCTCTGAGGATGTCACTTGTTTCTGTGAGAATTCTCCCAAGGTAACATTGTCAAAAAATGTTCTATGAATTTTCTCCCTGGTTTTGTGGTCCACTTTCTCTTCAAGAACTTGCTAAGACCCATGGATTCCTAGTGCCTCCACTGtaggggcagagctgctcttaGAGACTTACCGTGAACGAGGAGGGGGACTGCAGCTAGAAGGCAGTAGAATGACAAGGGGAGATGCATCCTGCTTTTCTGCATAGACAGAAGGGTGCAGGTACCACCAGCCTTGCTTTGAGGAAGGCTCAGTAGTGTCTAATAGCTGTAGTGTCAGTTGGTTTCATGTATGCTTGGAAAGGTCATTCCTATGTTGTTGCATCGACAATTGCTAATTGTCGCTGTCATTGATCAGTCTCTTTGTGGCAGTTTagatttttctgttcagcttttaCTGTTAATGCTTAAGTTAAATACAGTAGTAGTGGGAAATGTTTTGGGGCTTGATTTGTAAGTTAACAAATAAGAGTTCAGAAGTGCTTACTTGCCTATAGCTGTGGGTTAACAAATCAGATATGCTGGGCTTAAACATTAGATTTCcttttattgttgcttttctttcttgttttaacCTGGGCATCTCACCcaaattttgtctttgttgtCAACTGCCAGAACTCTggttagggggaaaaaaaaatgagtggaaTAAATTCACCAGTCTGCACCAAAGCTACACCTTCAAAAGAGGGTTTGTTTGCTGGGtagatttgcttttgtttgttttgctttgagttattttttgttgcttgttttctaAAGTGATCTGCTGTTCTTAGGATGATAAATTAAAAGTTCTGGTCTGAAAATTTCACTTAATTAGGACTAAACCTTTTGTAGTTCCTGCACCACCCCATGATACCTATCAACAAACTGTTTTGAAGGAACAAATCAGCAAATACTTctcaaaatattgtttatttctgtggtaTTTGGAGTTTCACAGTGGTTGAGGCTGGATGAGAAGATGGGCACTGCTGCTAGTTAGGCTGCTTTTGTTTGCAATGACAATCATGCTGTTCTCAACTCTAGAATTTGCATACATCTGTAAGCATGTGGAATCACAGTGGAATGGATTTGGACCAAAATACAAATTTCTGTGGATTTAATTCCACAGAAAATTCAGGGGTTATATGACATTATTTAATATTACAGAGACATAAGTCCTTGTGTACAGGTCTATGTGTAAATATGTGTTTATACAATACACTTTACAAAATTTTcgttttaacttttttttttgcttttgctatgTTGCATTTTCTAAGGCGTGGCTCTGACAGCAGACACTAAGATCCAGAGGATGCCTAGTGAATCTGCAGCTCAGTCCTTAGCTGTCGCACTTCCTGCTTCTCAGACCAGGTACTGCTATGTTTCTTTGTTAACACTTCTGTAATCTGTGGGAATTTCAAGGCaaaacagagcagctgggaTAAGTGttattttgagtattttgaatattcaactttataaaatacttaaatgctTTTTGCATGGCCAGGCATCATCTTAATATGCACACAGTTTTTTCTTGGGTGTCATGAGAGGCATGTGGACAGAAGTGTAACATAAGGAATTCTGATGATTAGTTGTAATATGAAAAGAGGGACTTTGTttatgggtaaaaaaaaaaaaaaatcaccttgaTGTGGTCATAGACTGGAACTTCCCTGCACAGCCTgttgtggaatctccatccttggagactCAGCTGAACAAAGCCCCATGATACCTTAACACTTCATGAAAGACTAAGTTGATTCCAATCAGTCAACTGTTTTCATTCAACCTAGATTGGATGCAAATCGGACAGCTGCTGGTGTGGGTGAGATTTACAGGCATGCAGGAATATCTGAACGTTCACAGCCTCCTGGGATGTCAGTGGTGAGTTTTTTGCATGTCTGATGTGAAAATTAGGTAATGGTTGTCAGACTGGTTCTGCATTTGTGTGTTGTGTGGAGATCTTACTGACTAAATTTGATCAGTATTGAGATGTCAGAGCAAGGAAGCTTTAGGTTTTCTGTGGAGAGATTAGTTTAAAAGCATAAGAGTAACCTTTTTAATTTACAGGCTATGATGGAAGCTGGTGGAAACAAAAATTCTGCATTAGTGGCAAAGAAGGCTCCAACCATGCCCAAACCTCAGTGGCATCCACCTTGGAAGCTGTACAGAGTAAGTTACAAACCTATGACCTGAACTCAGATAAACTATATGTTCTATTAAGATGCcaatacatacattttaattcctttctcaTTGACAAAATAGAATCAAATGAAAAGTGATCACACCTAAATTGTATACACGCTTATCCTTAACAAAATTGTGATTACAAATGTTCATTCTGTTTAATAAATTACTTAGTGATtattctttttaccttttttgtttATGTAGGTTTACCTGTAGTATCACACATTTCTTAGAGATTAtggcattttgttttagttCTCTCATCAGATTTTTTGGTAGAGGAACTCAAAGGCAATAtgcaaaaaatgaaactaatgaCATATTAAAGAGAAGACTGTAGCTGGTCTAGCAATGTTAATATAATGAGAATAATTTCCCAAACTACTTAATGTCAATGTCTGAGCACCAGACTCCTTTTATTTGATAtgaaaaagggggggaaaaagctGAGCACTTTAATTGCATGTTATCTTTACAGTTTCAATTTAGACTTAGTCTTGATTATGAATTAatctaattaattttcttgGGGAGTAATAATAGTCATTCCCCCAAAATCTCAtatcattaaacatttttcGTGATGAACATGGCAGGGtagctgagctgcagggaaaATCTCTAAGCATATGTATTGGTTCAGATCTTAACTTTTCAGGTATGTTTATTTCAACATGCACATCTTTCTAAGGGGATAATTCTCCGTATAAAACTTaagcaattttatattttgtctAAAAAAAGGTGAATATTATTTTAGGCATATCAGGTTTTCCTGGTCGAGATTTGAAAATATCCTGTACTAGTATCAGGATTGCATTGGTTTTGCACTGTTTGTCTAAATATAGCACCCTACATAGACAGTTCAATCTTCAGAAGAGTACTAAATGATGTTTTGCTAATTAGGTGTAAGGCTAATTGTAAAAGGTAGGTTTTTGAAGAActcaaagaaatacatatattgaTTCTGAATACAGCAGTATTAGAACATGCTCTTTATAGAAACTAAgctaaatgtaatttattgcaaTGTTATCAAAATAAACCTAGAAGAGATGCAAGGCAAACAAATGACAAATGCCTACTTGTTGTGAGCACTTTCTTTGAAAGAGAGCGTAAGTACAGTTCAAGTCACTGTGCTAGTTATACAGGTCAGCTCTTTGTTAGCAGAGGTTTGCTATCAAAATCTTTGCTCAGTGGGACAAAAGCTTGTTCAAGTAACTTAGAAGTAGAAGCATTGATAGAACACGAGATGTGGGTTTCATCTTATCTACTTTTGAACTGTTTCACCTGATCTTCCTAAGCTTGATATGAAGTAATTTGTGGAATATGAGGAATTAATATAGGTCAAGTAAATTATTTGTTACATTTGTgtcttggaaatgtttttctttttctaggcTATGAAGAAATCTAGACAGATATCTCAAATGTATGTGGTTGAGGTCTCATCTGGTCTGGAGAATACACATTAGCTTTCCAAAGAATTTCTCCTTAAGAACTTCTGTTGCATTGTAGatcttttgaaattaattgcaTGATGGTTCATGAAGTACTGCATCCAGTGAAGCAAAATATGGATTTTGATTTTAGTTGTGTGACTTGAGAGAAATCAGTGAAACAGAAAGGCTGCTGTGAGCAAGCTATGTATCAGTAGAGCTTTTCTTGAAATTTGTCTCTATTATTTTGTTACCAGAAAGTTTCTGATATACTCTTATTGCACCTTATCTTGGGGAAATGGAGGTGGCGGTTTGTTTTAAGAGGTAACTATTATTAGCTAATATAATTTAATAGGTAAGATTTCATGTAATAGTTCTTGAGCTAGTTACTATATAAGCCCTATACAGTGATATAAGGAAGTTACActtaaatacagtatttttctgaagcCTGAAGTGTTGAATCACAATGTTCTGGACtcaaaagatttgaaaaaattGCTTGCAGGAGCAGGGTCTTTCCCTGTTGCACATTTCCTAGGTGTGGTGTATGACATGTAAATTTCTActaaagtagaaataaaaattaactctCTTCAGATCTAATTTCAGATTTGATTGTTTTGAGGAGCACGTGTTTCTCAGCTAATACTAACAAATTATAGTGTTGGAGAATTGAAGTTTTTATTGACTGATATATGTGTAGTATTCctgatttaggaaaaaaatgtttatttttttaaaggttatcAGTGGTCACTTGGGCTGGGTGAGATGTATTGCAGTAGAACCAGGAAATCAGTGGTTTGTTACTGGCTCTGCTGACAGAACTATAAAGGTAAGAGGTTGGAAGAAATTACtaacaaaacttttctgttcTACCCccttcacattttaaaatgtctttagcCCCTGGAAACAATTTCTTGGTTACTGTGCACATAATGCTGTGTACAGAGctacagaactttttttcttattacctAGTCACAAATGGAACAAAATTTATGGAGTGTTACTACTACTTGGTATTTCATTTGTTACATGGTAGTAGCTAAGGAGTAAATgtttatgctgtatttttactgctttttaccTGGGTTGTTTTCTCACATTATCGCAGtgtatgtttttttgtcttcctcaaAATACCTGTTTTGATGCAGATTTGGGACCTTGCTAGTGGCAAATTGAAATTGTCTTTGACGGGACACATCAGTACTGTACGAGGAGTGATAGTAAGTGCAAGAAGTCCATACCTCTTTTCTTGTGGAGAAGACAAACAGGTGAAATGCTGGGATCTTGAATACAATAAGGTAAGCTGTAGTttctttaatttgaattaattgGTACCGgcaaacataaaaatcaaagcacttaaaatattcttttaatatgTCGTTCAAGTTTGTGTGTCTTTTATTCATCTAGGTTATCAGACATTACCATGGTCACCTAAGTGCTGTCTATGGTTTGGACTTGCACCCAACAATAGATGTACTGGTAACATGTAGCAGAGATTCAACAGCACGAGTAAGTACAaccttgatatttttttaatatcttcaaTGTATAGAAGTGAGTAGTTAGCATATATTAAGAATGTGTATTAAgatgaaaatgcaatgaaagTTTCTGTTAACTTTGTCTTcctgtgtagaaaaaaaaataaagcctttgaTTATACCCCAAAAACAAAGTATCATTTCAGGTGAATtgaatgtcttatttttttaatttactaagTAGACTACCAAAGTAAATAGAGGATCACTCATTCTAttgtatttagaaaatattctgttcttATGGTGACTTACTTTAAGTTATCTAGATGTCTAAAAATTTAAACGCAGGTTTCCTGTTCCCCTTGAAATTTGACAGCTGGGGCAGTCATGTGATAAACTGTTGGGTGAAGTAAACAACTTCAAAAATCATAGTTTAATCTGTAAACCTATGACAATGAATTCATATAATCATGACAATGCCTAACATATGTTGAATATGCTTCTGTTCTTAACCTCtataatttatttactgtgGATTCATAGATTTGGGATGTGAGGACAAAAGCCAGCGTGCACACGTTATCAGGACACACAAATGCGGTAGCGACAGTGAAGTGCCAAGCTGCAGAACCACAAATTATTACAGGTATAATGGGCATGGTTTCACATATAATATGATTAACGAATACATTCACGATTAGGTTTATGTAGGTTTATTACATAAACCTAATCAAGTATGTATTTGTTACATAATGATGTGAGGTTCATACTCTTTaccttaattcattttttttagctttctgtTGAAAATGGGCCATGCAATGGTTATTTCATACAATTGGTGATATGTTTAAGGAAATATGGCTGTGCATTGTTTGaaagtttttctgcatttcctgtgtttatgatgtttatttttttgtacttaTATTGAGACTTCCAATAGTCCATTGTTCTCTACGGTACAGTTAAAAAGTGTCTAGTACCATGATTAAATAGCAAGTGCATCTTTCCCATTATGTCCACAACACAGCTTTATGTAACTCAGTTCTCCTTGAACATCAGACTGCATAAAAAGACTATTACAACCCAGCATCTTTCTCTTCCAAAGTGGcattagtgttttgttttcctaacaaAGATATCagtatcattttctttcacatacaAAGCTTTGGCTGACTTATCAAAAAACAGTAATGGttataagaataaatataatggtttttactattttcttttaattgcagGCAGTCATGATACTACCATACGACTTTGGGATTTAGTGGCAGGAAAAACTCGTGTTACTTTAACAAATCACAAGAAATCTGTAAGAGCAGTAATACTACATCCAAGACAGTAagttttcctcattcttttaCACTTTCATAATTTATAACATAGGGAAGTGAGGGAAAGCTTAATGCAAATGATTTGGAATAGTAgggcttaattaaaaaaaaacaacgttatttaaaaaaaaataaataaacatagaatgcttttaaaaatgtacatattgGTAGCCTCTTAGTTCTCAAATATATTACACTGTGCTTCACAGGTATTGGTGCTGGTGTATATTAGCAATCcccagaatatattttatatacccCCACAGAATTTCTTATGCATGTACTTTGATGTGATCCTTGAAAAATCAGCTGCACTGGGCTCTATAAAGCTACTACTAAATATGTAACCGAATGATTATTAGCAGGAAGTAATGCATTTTATAAAATTGTGCATGTGTGAGTAAAGGAGGCATTGATTTAatgcaaaaggatttttttcagtatgtgcTCACTGCATAAGACTTTCAATCTAACCgaccttaaaaataaacttcttgtggatttttaatctttgaaGCAGGTGTTATTGGAAATGCTCTGAATTACGGTACAATATGTTGATGCGTCAAAATTGTCTGATAATGCCCTTTAAAACAATGGAGAAAACAAATTCACATAAAATTCCTTTATCCTTGCTTGTGTAGTTTTGGAAGACTAGCCAAAACTATTTTCCCCCCATATACTTCTGCTGCTGATGCCATTATACCTGAAAATTTGTCAGAATAGCAACAGATGAGACTATTATGTTTTATGCTGTCCAAAACgtaatgtgcattttaaatgtttgtttgcatATTAACATCCCGTATGGTATAGGAGAGCCTTGTGATTTGTAAAGCTTAGGTAATCTATGAAACTAAAGGAAAACAGTAGAGAGTTAATTCGTGCTTTCATTCATAACTTCATAAAACTGCTCAATTTTATGCAAAGTACAAATGTCAGTAAAGCAGtgttaaataattttgcaaCTAGCGTTCACCTGTAGTTTGAACAAAGTATCATTTATCCTCACAGATATTTTAGCTTTAATATACTGTGTATATTGTCTTTCAGTTACACATTTGCATCTGGTTCTCCAGATAACATTAAGCAATGGAAATTCCCAGATGGAAACTTCATTCAGAACCTCTCTGGTCACAATGCCATTATCAACACACTGGCTGTAAATTCAGATGGAGTTTTGGTATCAGGAGGTAAAATGAGAAATGCATGTTCATATTCCTTCCCCTCTACCCCATGCTATGAATATATGGCTGGAGGTCCTTAGACAAAGATTTTTgcttaaatctcatttttctggGCTAAGAAGCCTGCTACAGCCTACAGCTTCATTTTGCTGCAAGTAGGGtcacttgcattttctttgttactgAGCTGCAAgcccaaaaatatttttgaaaggaatttTAGGGAAGAGATTTCCCCTTCTCAGCTGGCTGTTGCAAAGATTAGTAGCTTATCTCCAAAATTTTATTTGGCTCTTTGAGTCAAATGGAGGAGAATTCTGAATGCTTCCCATATCTAAATATGAATAGTTTCATGTAAGAACATCCATTATCTCATATTGCAGGTAGCATTTTCTTATGTCAGTTACCCAAGCACTGTAATAAAAGTGGGAAATTAAGTTGAGGTTAAACTGTATTGCACCAAATTACTAGCAGAGTTTTCTCCTCTTGGTTTTGCTTAGCTAGTCTTTGGGGTAGTTGTAAATGAGAATTGGACTCGATTCACAATGTGACACATGATAGAAAGTTCAGTTTAAGGCAGGTTCCATGAGTTTGCAGAAGCAGATACTTAAAAACATTTCCGTTATTGTAATAACAAAAGAGTAATATTTTTTAGAACAGCTCAGATACATTTCATTGTTCCAAACTGAGTTTGGTTCCATCTGATAGTGTTCCTTGTAGGCTAATGATGTAGAGTGACATGGAAATGCTTTAAACCAATTCAAATGCACAGGAAGATAGCTGATTATATGGCTAGCTTGCTATGGTTATGTTTACAATTACTAATAAAGGGGAcccttgattttaaaattctgacaAAGCTCTATTTGACAGCTGGTGCACTCACAGTGAGAGCAAGAACTCTACAGAACACTGGacttttctcatctttcattctgctttgctttgaagGCCACCATAGGACTTTCATGTTAGTGGCTGACGCCTTAGAAAAACTTACTTCTCCACAACTTATTTTAGTAAGAGTATGTAGACTTCtcttaaaaattgaaatttgaATATTGATTATTCCCCtcctctttacatttttatgataaTTAAAATAAGGTTACCTTAGAGTATCATATCTTGGAAGCACCCTTCTTGAAATATCCAGAATTCTTGCTATGgggaaatgaaagcttttagTAGATCTGGTTTAAGCTATGTAACGCTGTTAGGGTGGGGTtgtatttaactgaaaaattcCTTTGAGGGCATCCTTCTAAATACGGACTTTGGATTGCTGTGAATCCTCTGAGGCCACTAGTAGTTACAGTGACAGTAGCTTAAACTGGTACCTCTGTAAACATTAAGCACTGATACCCTGTTAACGGATTTCTTACTGTTTGTAATCTGTTTGACAGGATGATACCTCTTTGTTCAATTTTAGTGGAGAACTTAATATTTAGAATGTCAgtcctttctttgctttcaaagcaaCTTGCTGCGGTTGCCTTGGGATGTAGTGTATCATACTTCAGGGAAAATTGGATGAGCTTCTGAGGAAGCTTCATCAACCTGCTTAGACAAGATGAGCTTTCCTTCTTAGCTAAGAAGGAAACCAGCAGAATACAGGAAACCTTATAGGATGTTGGACCTTGAATATTGTggtcagttttgggcccctcactgcaagaaggatattgagttgCTATGGCTTGTGCAGAGATGAGCAAT
Protein-coding regions in this window:
- the PLRG1 gene encoding pleiotropic regulator 1, translating into MVEEVQKHSVHTLVFRSLKRTHDMFVADNAKPIPLDDESHKVKMAVKLRTEYGSVLHMPTLKENMREKGGPATGDPYGHKQYSGNQGQELEYMITGTHPYPSGPGVALTADTKIQRMPSESAAQSLAVALPASQTRLDANRTAAGVGEIYRHAGISERSQPPGMSVAMMEAGGNKNSALVAKKAPTMPKPQWHPPWKLYRVISGHLGWVRCIAVEPGNQWFVTGSADRTIKIWDLASGKLKLSLTGHISTVRGVIVSARSPYLFSCGEDKQVKCWDLEYNKVIRHYHGHLSAVYGLDLHPTIDVLVTCSRDSTARIWDVRTKASVHTLSGHTNAVATVKCQAAEPQIITGSHDTTIRLWDLVAGKTRVTLTNHKKSVRAVILHPRHYTFASGSPDNIKQWKFPDGNFIQNLSGHNAIINTLAVNSDGVLVSGADNGTMHLWDWRTGYNFQRVHAAVQPGSLDSESGIFACVFDQSESRLLTAEADKTIKVYKEDDTATEETHPVSWKPEIIKRKRF